A section of the Oryza sativa Japonica Group chromosome 1, ASM3414082v1 genome encodes:
- the LOC4327823 gene encoding uncharacterized protein: MAASSGDDAPRPNPLPSALVSNLQSVLAARRPPPPAAEEAGAEAPAPEAAESSGAAPVADEGPAKPAVLLTCAGGIRAPGLAALVDSLVAGGRCDVHVCAPESDKPACGYSITIRETITATSVDFKGAKAFEISGTPVDCVSLALSGRLFSWSAPALVISGINAGANCGYEMFHSSAIAAAREALLYDVPSIAISLNWKKDESKDSDFKDAAEVCLPLIHAALEGVEKGTFLRGCLLNIGVPSSPTTNKGFKLTKQSIYRPAQSWEGVSTSRPTPATHFMGMHQSLGIQLAQLGKDASAAGAARRINAQRKIVEVESVASTGKAEAREVVKKLFRAEFTEKQHECLDEDIDLRALENGFISVTPLNIHGNVAPETGAPASDWLSVAVGLDKAKEDSVVTAEEQDAPAVAEEKEAPSAT, translated from the exons ATGGCCGCGAgctccggcgacgacgcgccGAGGCCCAATCCGCTCCCGTCCGCGCTCGTGTCCAACCTGCAGTCCGTCCTCGcggcgcgccggccgccgccgccggccgcggaggaggccggcgccgaGGCCCCGGcaccggaggcggcggagtCCTCCGGCGCTGCTCCCGTGGCCGATGAAGGTCCCGCGAAGCCGGCCGTACTCCTGACCTGCGCCGGCGGGATCCGGGCGCCGGGTCTCGCGGCCCTCGTCGActccctcgtcgccggcggccgatGCGACGTCCACGTATGCGCGCCCGAATC GGACAAGCCTGCTTGCGGCTATTCCATTACCATCCGCGAGACCATTACAGCAACATCGGTGGATTTCAAAGGGGCGAAAGCTTTCGAGATATCAG GGACACCGGTGGATTGCGTCTCTTTGGCATTATCTGGGAGGCTGTTCTCTTGGTCGGCGCCTGCTTTG GTGATCAGTGGGATCAATGCAGGGGCGAACTGTGGATATGAGAT GTTTCATTCTTCTGCCATTGCTGCTGCAAGGGAGGCCTTACTGTATGATGTTCCTTCAATTGCAATATCATTGAATTG GAAGAAGGATGAAAGCAAAGATAGTGATTTCAAGGATGCTGCTGAGGTTTGCCTACCATTGATACACGCTGCCTTGGAAGGCGTTGAGAAAGGAACCTTCCTCAGAGGCTGCTTACTGAACATTGGGGTTCCAAGCTCACCAACTACAAATAAG GGTTTCAAGCTGACTAAGCAAAGCATATATCGTCCTGCCCAAAGTTGGGAAGGTGTGTCCACAAGCAGACCTACACCTGCTACTCACTTCATGGGCATGCACCAAAGCCTTGGTATTCAGCTCGCACAACTTGGGAAGGATGCATCTGCAGCA GGGGCTGCACGCAGAATTAATGCTCAGCGGAAGATTGTCGAGGTTGAGTCTGTTGCATCTACAGGGAAAGCAGAGGCTCGAGAAGTAGTGAAGAAGCTTTTCCGTGCTGAG TTCACTGAAAAGCAGCATGAATGCTTAGACGAGGATATCGATTTGAGAGCTTTGGAGAATGGATTT ATATCTGTCACTCCTCTGAATATACACGGAAATGTGGCTCCTGAAACTGGAGCACCTGCTTCAGATTGGCTCTCGGTAGCTGTGGGTCTAGACAAAGCAAAGGAAGATTCTGTAGTTACAGCAGAAGAACAAGATGCTCCAGCTGTAGCTGAGGAAAAGGAAGCTCCTTCAGCAACCTAA